The sequence TACTGTCAAGTGCATTTAGAAAAACATGTGATGCGTACATGTTTATTGTTACCTTTGACTCTTTTGTCAGTAGTCAGCTGATTCCACCATTACTTGTTCAAGCCGGATATTCTTAATATGTACAACCACAAAgaaaacagttaattaattatcattgttatcaaaggtatataaaaataagaagatgttgtatgattgctaatgagacaactcgtcACTAGAGAACAAATTACACAGAAGTATGCTTGTTTCTAGAAAGGTGTAGATTAAGGCTTAAATTATAGATTATCacattatcattattgttaaaaagaaacaatCGAAGTCATAAACAAAATCTGATCTCTTAATGAAGCGATACTGCATGTCGACAGGATTAACGTCTCTTGTTCTGTTATCATCACCcgccatttttttattattcaatcaTTGTTTAAAATAGTGAAATCGGATTTATAGAAATATCCTCTTCAAAAAAAGTTGTTTCCTTAAAATTGTTATATCTGAGTGCTTTGCTTTCTATTGTCCTACGGTTATTTGGGACATTGCAGAAAGTTTTACTTTCTAAAAACTTATACCGATATCTACCACAATAGTAcatgatgttttatttgtttcagaTCTGCCATAATGTTCCTCGTAAGCTTGATAATTTATACTTTGTTCCAAGTCGGCATTGGTCAGATCCTGCCAGGTACTGTTCCATCACTCCCTAACCCCACTTTGGAAGGATGCCAGAAGGAGGCTGAAAATGCAAACATGACTAGCAATTATACATCAATTTATGCCAAAGTGATAGATAAATGGTGCGGGTAAGTACCATAtaactgttaaaaaatataaaggggaggtaatcacgataaatgaaatataattttgcGCAATTCGAAACATTTTGGAAATTATGTAATGTTTCATTGATTTAAATCATAAGGTTTAACGAGTTAAAGAAACCcttttttaatggtttttgcTTAATGATGTATACAgcatatttgaacattttttcttaaaaatcttaaatagatataggaagatgtggtatgagtgccaatgagacaactctccttccaaataacaatttaaaaagtaatttgttttgtaattaaatTCACTAAATACAGCGAAAATGTCAACTATATAGAtatgaattatttccaaaataatTTTCGACCAAATTTATCTTTCAAAGCAGCACATtaaggtatatttttattttaagtttgaaCAAATGAGGTAAAAAGTTGCCTGGTTGCAACTTTATCACCTAACCTGTATCGTCTACACTGAGTATATATCCaagtatatataacaatatgCAGATATAAGTCTTATATATGTTGCACGTTCTAGCTAAACTTAACGTAAATAAAGATACTGGACCCGACTCCtccgaaatgaaaaaaataaataaaaaattacaaaaaacataCATGGTGTAAAAATGCTTGAATAGGTACAAATGAAAATTACAGATTATGTTTACATGTGTACCTGTCCTATTTTGTTGCGCGtgtttattgtacaaaaatatatttactgtaaGTTtcttactaatttttttttactgaaaaaattgaacaaatgcatataaaatggtctttaatttgtttgaaccaattaacaataaaaaaacttttttgtagaACATATGATGAGGTTTTACCTTGTCTTGATTTGTCATTACCCTACACTCGACTGGCGAATGTTAATGACTGGTACCTAAGTATGATGTTTGACGTGGATATTGCTCACAACATTTCAGATGATatgtgttcaaagtataaaGGTGATAATTATGCATGTTATTTACTAGTGTGTTACgtgtttaaaaatcaaaataacttacaaaacattgctttatTCTTTACACCGAATCTATTGGTCCAAGATTTGATGTTAAAGAAGAAGGGCGCTCTTcagtattaaaatttaaaagacattattttgacaaaaaattgactataagtatacatatatattatatatatatatatttagtgaTGATGGGGTTCTTCCCTGTTCAAATTCGCACAAGTACTCGGGCTTGAAGTACTATGTAATGTACTTTTCAAGGGAAGACAATGTTTCCGACTTTTGAATATGATTAGTCGTTAGTCGTCTGAGTATATACAGTCAGCTATTGTACATATGTACCCAAATACTGTTGCGCTACTAGAAATTGTGTTAAAAGTGAAACTAGTGTGTTACATTTACGTATAGAGATAATGCCTATTACAGCGGACACGACACATCTTTGCAATTTTaagatgaattattttttatttttttgacagaTTATGCAGAAGATATGGAATGTATTGATCGTAGCAGACGAGCAAGTTCCTTCTGTACACAATACAACACGAAACATCTATCCACAGTAATACTTCAGTTATATTATACAAACTCAACGGAAAATCCGTATGCAGACGTGAATGCGTGCTTGTAAGTTAAATAAGTTAAATAGCAAAACCGAGATCCGTCTTATAAgggaaatttgaaaagaaaaaccCGAAATGGCAAACAACTGATTCTACTCTTGAAGAAGCAaaagatttgatttttgtttgattaagAATACACGTTTCTAGTTTGACAATAATTTCTATAACGCTTTTGAACGGGACACACAGAGTCAAATGGTGGCATTAGTTTGTTCAATAGTGGTAATGCCACTACTTTAATACAAGAGTATCAGAATGTACTTAAGT is a genomic window of Mytilus trossulus isolate FHL-02 unplaced genomic scaffold, PNRI_Mtr1.1.1.hap1 h1tg000125l___fragment_2___debris__unscaffolded, whole genome shotgun sequence containing:
- the LOC134700157 gene encoding uncharacterized protein LOC134700157, yielding MRQLVTREQITQKSAIMFLVSLIIYTLFQVGIGQILPGTVPSLPNPTLEGCQKEAENANMTSNYTSIYAKVIDKWCGTYDEVLPCLDLSLPYTRLANVNDWYLSMMFDVDIAHNISDDMCSKYKDYAEDMECIDRSRRASSFCTQYNTKHLSTVILQLYYTNSTENPYADVNACLYANHTATCMTRHMKYCSRPIRKIINQYYRLLNGKCKDILYENKQEHINKTTTAATTVRKQSFAEKVNKILQMKEEAKIKPGNFKETMTNLFRQIDPEIGSENATIARETGGNATSDAITLNESAGNQTMELSSNSTMGETVIPKKKKPKVTKKEKIKAEIKRLLQFVLSNA